Below is a genomic region from Cloeon dipterum chromosome 2, ieCloDipt1.1, whole genome shotgun sequence.
TTAAACGCACCAACAGATGGCCTTcttattgataaataaatcacttcTTTATCGTTACTCTTTTTCCTtcctaaaaattgatttttttaatgtttatacATAtagaatgcaatttttgtattatgcACGAAATTTCCGTCCACCCAACATTCGGGATTCTACCAATTAAAAgtgatttcattaaaaagttgCCAGGAATTTTTGTGTGCCTTACTTGCTTGCATTTTATTAGAACTTGTATTTCATAAGGCAGTTTTctcataaaactaaaaaagtttGTTAAGTTTAGAAAACATCATTCATATTCGCAAATCGAGCTCAGCGAAAGGTTTGGAGAGTCACCGTCATCCCAGCCACCACTCCAAGGGCGAAAATACATGTAGGTTTCGGACTCTCCTTGCGGGATATCTGGTTGGCCAAATCCCCAGTAGAATCCAGTGACCAATTCTCCATTTGATTCCCAGATCCATGTAATTGAGTTTTTGTGTCGGATTGCACTTGTCCAGAACCAGTAAAATTCGTAtcctattattttaattgagttaGTTAGGTTTTAACATTAAAGTAAATTCGCGAACCGTTGAAGACAAGCCACTCTCGAATGTTTTGCCATTCACTGGTATCGTAGAACGATACGAGAGTCATATTTTTCAACTCGCAGTTGAATGTTGCATCTGCTCTGGATCGGCCAAAGAGTTCGATGTAATAATCGGAGCCATTAATACTCACGTACCCGCCCTCAACCAAATCTAAATCCAATTATTAGACGTCAGAGAGTGTTGctgatcaaaaataaaaatgtctcaCTTTTTGACGACTCATCTGCAGAAACATATGCAGCCTATAAAAGTCACGAGaacacatattatatattttcaccGCTAATATGCGTTCTTACCTGCACGAACAGGAATATTGcagcaagaagaaaaataccTTTCTGAGGCATTGTTCCAGAGTATAATAATCTTATCTCATGCTTGACCCTGTATTTATGGCAATATATATGGTTGACAGAAAACCTTATCATATcatttgaacaaaatcaacCGATGTTATGTAGatattaaataagtttttaactGTCAGTATTCAATTCAAggttctttttaatttgagtaatCACAATCTATGTAAAATAGAGCCAAGCAGGTGTGGTGCATGATAAATAATTGCCCT
It encodes:
- the LOC135937513 gene encoding uncharacterized protein LOC135937513 — translated: MPQKDLVEGGYVSINGSDYYIELFGRSRADATFNCELKNMTLVSFYDTSEWQNIREWLVFNGYEFYWFWTSAIRHKNSITWIWESNGELVTGFYWGFGQPDIPQGESETYMYFRPWSGGWDDGDSPNLSLSSICEYE